One segment of Spirochaetota bacterium DNA contains the following:
- the glyQ gene encoding glycine--tRNA ligase subunit alpha, translating to MTFSSLIHTLNDFWAKNGCIIQQGFDMEVGAGTYNPATALRALGPEPFNVAYVEPSRRPTDGRYGENPNRMQHYYQYQVLLKPSPDNIQALYIESLAALGVDFKEHDLRFVHDDWESPTLGAWGLGWEVWLDGMEITQFTYFQGLAGMDLKPVSGEITYGLERICMYLQNVNHFKDMEWGHGVKYGDVHMQGEREFSKYNFEIADTAMYFRHFNEYEAECKRCLAAKLPLPAYDMICKAAHTFNMLDARNAISVTERATYIGRVRDMMKEVAGIYIAERETMGYPLLKK from the coding sequence ATGACCTTTTCATCGCTCATACACACGCTCAACGATTTTTGGGCGAAGAACGGCTGCATCATACAGCAGGGCTTCGATATGGAAGTGGGTGCGGGCACCTACAACCCCGCTACCGCCCTCCGTGCGCTCGGCCCTGAGCCCTTCAATGTGGCATACGTGGAGCCCTCGCGGAGGCCCACCGACGGCCGCTACGGGGAGAACCCCAACCGCATGCAGCACTACTATCAGTATCAGGTGCTCTTGAAGCCCTCGCCGGATAATATACAGGCGCTCTATATCGAAAGCCTTGCCGCGCTCGGCGTCGACTTCAAGGAGCACGATCTGCGCTTCGTCCATGACGACTGGGAATCGCCCACGCTGGGTGCTTGGGGGCTCGGCTGGGAAGTATGGCTCGACGGGATGGAAATAACACAGTTCACCTACTTTCAAGGCCTTGCCGGCATGGACTTGAAACCCGTCTCGGGCGAGATAACCTACGGCCTTGAGCGCATCTGCATGTACCTGCAGAACGTGAACCATTTCAAGGACATGGAATGGGGACACGGCGTCAAATACGGCGATGTACACATGCAGGGCGAACGCGAATTCTCGAAGTACAACTTCGAGATAGCGGATACGGCGATGTACTTCCGCCATTTCAACGAATACGAAGCCGAGTGCAAGCGCTGCCTGGCGGCGAAGCTCCCGCTCCCGGCATATGACATGATATGTAAGGCCGCTCACACGTTCAATATGCTCGATGCACGCAATGCCATATCGGTCACCGAACGCGCCACCTACATCGGCCGCGTGCGCGACATGATGAAAGAGGTGGCAGGGATTTATATCGCAGAACGAGAGACGATGGGATATCCGCTTTTGAAAAAATAA
- a CDS encoding sugar-binding protein encodes MLKYAVIFIIAIASLFGQDLILNGDFEAVENGMPAGWTIAPYGSKNTVSTAAEEGDIRGKASAHLKHESEDAAASAKAVVLITRAKIAGIVAGTEYRFRFFARARAKDQPLRVYYYTDTSVSPHYYKLKTVTVSDEWDAYEFVLKLPLTAEWKDRDLFMRFDILYGEVYLDDVVLAPNTEAPPEKKKAVVSLNRSNLFQNSSFEIGFDEYALTRGLYMRGRDPNNNEPRQPLIDPNEKMHGEASLRLDNPDGDAMLLSSRDIPLVPGKEYTLSGWFKTAGDIKVVAFSLLSIISSGARKGYSVWNEVGSDWKRMSLTFTAAPNHDFYTLQIANIPEGHGKMPPPTRNQAGTMWIDGIQLTEGRSSKYQPDDFEIGLTRTLNRYYAYTPNEPYTVTFRARNNTAGNAEVKFRFSILDNYFDRTVRTGETSSITLKGNSAGEISAEINPKRYGMFVMNYELVNAKTGAVLDAYSFDYAVIENLMAIPGPKGFTSGGQMNFRANWFAQSWATQPTLEYLGATIDETYDFIANVGDRWYRCWDFGWGHNEVDEGNYEWQVLDRQIEELTKRGIKPVASLDTFIVDEKNSQKIYAKVPKWAQERYGIADTKGSMKCRVCVPPVDIWARYFRECVLRYKGKVRAYEILNEPNLWLSAEQYIGFLKAAYTIVREIDPDARVIGFCATGDLGGKLLKFVKACMDLGANEYFDAMSFHPYDSPLDSSSYPAEKAIADIKQLLADVGAEKKEIWNSEVFYFEQDLPEQFYGSLAVKGHQLARRLLIDQFHGVARTACVDGAYNRARIAPLALDNPRKPIPSQFFVINNAWARFFEGGKPIKQITLTGKNKLYIYERADGPIAAYWNYSYSAKSSAALALRNSKDRILLFDLMGNPLENPAEKNNGYLLNDAVDPVYIKPNRISKDEFLKLMGTAEMEYRVPVAVTARMGYRDETPVIRAEVMNHGADTMPMRLSFRSSISEIAGGTVDVTARPREATPVLFPLKFEKPWTTAELSFKAEAGSKHYELAPVTIRFRPLAAASSGKTPVIDGVVNAGEWDGHAGITLDSLPALRNAVPAVWGGRNDMSGRVWLAWDSVSLYLGFKVLDDKRGERNNRLGVWNSDCIELFLDTAPDDQPTASGFNANACQIVIGMPTVQFPEIVMLKASGMLEVNTANMPVKTSTQPGGYDVELAIPWKELGGLKPEAGTQIGFDVCLSDDDATSRKLSLVWSGDADYYKNRLNFGRVMLSSRERSR; translated from the coding sequence ATGTTAAAATACGCCGTCATCTTCATCATCGCGATCGCTTCTCTCTTTGGACAGGATCTCATTCTGAACGGGGACTTTGAGGCTGTTGAGAACGGCATGCCGGCAGGATGGACCATCGCCCCGTACGGCAGCAAAAATACCGTGTCGACCGCCGCCGAAGAAGGCGATATACGCGGTAAGGCATCCGCTCACCTGAAGCATGAAAGTGAGGACGCCGCAGCAAGCGCAAAAGCCGTCGTACTCATTACCCGCGCGAAGATAGCGGGCATCGTCGCCGGTACGGAATACCGCTTCCGTTTTTTTGCACGCGCGCGGGCGAAGGATCAGCCGCTTCGGGTGTACTATTATACCGACACATCCGTGTCGCCGCATTATTACAAGCTTAAGACGGTCACGGTGAGCGATGAGTGGGATGCGTATGAGTTCGTACTGAAACTGCCGCTTACGGCGGAATGGAAGGACCGGGACCTTTTCATGCGTTTTGATATCCTCTACGGCGAGGTATATCTTGATGACGTTGTGCTTGCGCCCAATACGGAAGCCCCGCCGGAGAAAAAAAAGGCCGTGGTATCGCTTAACCGCAGCAACCTTTTTCAGAACTCGAGCTTTGAGATCGGCTTCGATGAGTATGCCTTGACGCGTGGCCTTTATATGCGCGGGCGCGATCCGAACAATAATGAACCGCGTCAGCCGCTCATCGATCCGAACGAGAAAATGCACGGGGAAGCGAGCCTCCGGCTTGATAATCCCGACGGCGACGCGATGCTCTTAAGCTCCCGCGATATACCGCTCGTGCCCGGCAAGGAATATACATTGTCCGGATGGTTCAAGACCGCCGGCGATATCAAGGTGGTTGCCTTCTCCCTGCTGAGCATCATTTCGAGCGGCGCACGAAAAGGATATTCCGTGTGGAATGAGGTCGGCAGCGACTGGAAGCGCATGTCGTTAACCTTTACCGCGGCGCCGAACCACGATTTCTATACGCTGCAGATAGCCAATATACCCGAGGGTCACGGAAAGATGCCGCCGCCGACACGCAATCAGGCGGGGACGATGTGGATAGACGGCATACAGCTCACAGAAGGGAGATCATCGAAGTATCAGCCCGACGATTTTGAGATCGGCCTCACGCGTACGCTCAATCGCTACTATGCGTACACCCCGAACGAGCCCTATACAGTGACGTTCCGGGCGCGTAACAATACCGCAGGGAACGCCGAGGTCAAATTCAGATTCTCCATACTGGATAACTACTTCGACAGAACGGTCAGGACGGGAGAGACATCATCCATTACGCTCAAGGGGAATTCCGCCGGGGAGATATCCGCGGAGATCAACCCGAAGCGCTACGGGATGTTCGTCATGAACTATGAACTTGTCAATGCAAAAACGGGGGCTGTGCTCGATGCGTATTCATTCGATTACGCCGTCATCGAGAATCTCATGGCGATACCGGGGCCCAAGGGGTTCACCAGCGGCGGGCAGATGAATTTCCGGGCCAACTGGTTCGCCCAGAGCTGGGCCACACAGCCGACGCTCGAGTATCTCGGCGCGACCATAGATGAGACGTATGATTTCATAGCGAATGTCGGCGACCGCTGGTATCGCTGCTGGGATTTCGGCTGGGGCCACAATGAGGTCGATGAAGGAAATTATGAATGGCAGGTCCTCGACAGGCAGATAGAAGAGCTCACGAAGCGCGGCATAAAGCCGGTGGCCTCGCTCGACACGTTCATCGTCGATGAAAAAAACTCCCAGAAGATATATGCAAAAGTGCCGAAATGGGCGCAGGAACGATACGGCATTGCCGACACGAAAGGGTCGATGAAATGCCGCGTATGCGTTCCGCCGGTGGATATATGGGCGCGGTATTTCAGGGAATGCGTGCTGCGCTACAAGGGAAAAGTGCGGGCGTATGAAATATTAAATGAACCGAATCTCTGGCTCTCCGCCGAACAGTACATCGGTTTCCTCAAGGCCGCGTATACGATCGTCCGCGAGATCGACCCCGATGCGCGTGTCATCGGTTTCTGCGCCACAGGGGACCTCGGCGGCAAGCTTTTAAAGTTCGTGAAAGCATGCATGGACTTAGGCGCGAACGAATATTTCGATGCGATGTCATTCCACCCCTACGATTCGCCGCTTGATTCAAGCAGTTATCCGGCTGAAAAGGCGATAGCCGACATCAAACAGCTCCTTGCCGATGTCGGGGCTGAAAAGAAGGAGATATGGAATTCCGAGGTGTTTTATTTTGAACAGGACCTTCCGGAACAATTTTATGGCTCTCTGGCCGTCAAGGGACATCAATTAGCAAGACGACTGCTCATCGATCAGTTCCACGGTGTGGCACGTACAGCCTGCGTTGATGGTGCATATAATCGTGCGCGCATCGCGCCGCTTGCGCTCGATAATCCGCGCAAGCCCATACCGAGCCAGTTCTTTGTGATAAACAATGCCTGGGCGCGTTTCTTCGAGGGCGGCAAACCGATAAAGCAGATAACCCTTACCGGGAAGAACAAACTTTATATCTATGAGCGAGCGGACGGGCCGATAGCCGCGTATTGGAATTACAGCTATTCCGCAAAAAGTTCGGCAGCGCTCGCGTTAAGGAATTCCAAAGACAGGATACTCTTGTTCGATCTCATGGGGAATCCGCTCGAGAACCCGGCAGAGAAGAACAACGGCTACCTTCTCAATGACGCCGTTGATCCGGTATACATCAAGCCCAACAGGATAAGTAAAGATGAATTCCTGAAATTGATGGGAACCGCCGAGATGGAATACCGTGTGCCGGTGGCGGTCACCGCGCGTATGGGTTACCGTGATGAAACGCCCGTCATCCGTGCCGAGGTGATGAACCATGGCGCGGATACCATGCCGATGCGCTTAAGCTTCAGATCATCCATAAGCGAGATAGCCGGCGGCACTGTCGATGTAACGGCACGTCCGCGGGAAGCGACACCCGTTCTCTTCCCGCTGAAATTTGAAAAGCCGTGGACAACAGCCGAGCTTTCGTTCAAGGCCGAAGCGGGATCAAAACACTATGAACTTGCGCCGGTCACCATACGCTTTCGCCCATTGGCGGCAGCCAGCAGCGGAAAAACGCCCGTGATAGACGGCGTTGTCAATGCCGGTGAGTGGGACGGTCATGCCGGGATAACCCTTGATTCGCTCCCGGCCCTGAGGAACGCCGTGCCCGCTGTATGGGGCGGCAGGAACGACATGTCCGGCCGTGTATGGCTTGCCTGGGACAGCGTCTCGCTCTATCTCGGCTTCAAGGTGCTTGATGACAAGCGCGGTGAACGCAATAACCGACTGGGCGTATGGAACAGCGACTGCATCGAACTCTTTCTCGACACCGCCCCGGATGATCAGCCGACCGCGAGCGGATTCAACGCGAACGCTTGTCAGATCGTGATCGGCATGCCGACCGTACAATTCCCGGAGATAGTCATGCTCAAGGCGAGCGGGATGCTTGAGGTGAACACGGCGAACATGCCCGTCAAGACATCTACACAGCCGGGCGGATATGATGTTGAGCTCGCGATACCGTGGAAGGAGCTCGGGGGATTGAAGCCGGAAGCCGGGACACAGATCGGTTTTGATGTCTGTCTCAGCGATGACGATGCGACGAGCAGGAAATTATCGCTTGTCTGGTCAGGCGATGCGGATTACTATAAGAACCGCCTCAATTTCGGCCGGGTGATGCTGTCTTCCCGGGAACGATCGCGGTAG
- the pheA gene encoding prephenate dehydratase has product MDIDKHRISINRIDEEIVKLINERTSHAVAIGKIKRELNRVIYDPKREAEILERIETLAKGKPFPSRVLRMIYREIMSASREIEEPISVAYFGPEGSFTHTAAIEQFGSSTEFAALKTIGDVFKEVEVDKYDYGVVPIENSNEGAVNYTLDMFITSTLKICSEHFMNIHHCLLSQCTDVSEIKKIYSHPQSFGQCRMWIMNNLPHAELIESSSNSEAAKVVGWDKFSAAIAGVVNAELYKLNVLAENIEDNPENFTRFLTIGKDDNEPSKKDKTSLIVAIKDKPGALQTVLAIFSDRNINMNKIESRPTKKKAWEYLFYIDIDGHRKDKHITEALAALDQETTFLKVLGSYPKIRIFRQ; this is encoded by the coding sequence ATGGACATCGATAAACATCGCATTTCGATAAACCGCATCGACGAAGAGATAGTGAAGCTCATCAATGAGCGGACATCGCATGCGGTTGCGATAGGCAAGATAAAGCGTGAGCTCAACCGCGTGATATACGACCCCAAGCGCGAGGCGGAGATACTCGAGCGCATCGAGACGCTTGCAAAGGGGAAGCCCTTCCCCTCGCGCGTGCTCCGGATGATATACCGTGAGATCATGTCCGCTTCACGGGAGATAGAGGAGCCGATATCGGTGGCGTATTTCGGCCCGGAGGGAAGCTTCACCCATACGGCGGCGATAGAGCAGTTCGGGTCATCGACGGAATTCGCGGCGCTTAAGACCATCGGCGATGTGTTCAAGGAAGTGGAGGTCGATAAATACGATTACGGCGTCGTGCCCATAGAGAATTCCAACGAGGGCGCGGTCAATTACACGCTCGATATGTTCATCACCTCGACATTGAAGATATGCTCTGAGCATTTCATGAACATACATCACTGTCTTCTCTCGCAATGCACGGACGTCTCCGAGATAAAGAAGATATACTCGCATCCGCAGTCCTTCGGCCAATGCCGCATGTGGATAATGAACAATCTCCCGCATGCCGAGCTCATCGAATCATCGAGCAATTCGGAGGCGGCGAAGGTCGTCGGCTGGGATAAATTCAGCGCGGCCATAGCGGGCGTGGTGAACGCGGAGCTGTACAAGCTCAACGTGCTCGCGGAGAACATCGAGGATAATCCGGAGAATTTCACGCGCTTCCTTACCATCGGCAAGGACGATAATGAGCCATCGAAGAAGGATAAGACATCGCTCATCGTCGCCATCAAGGACAAGCCGGGCGCGCTGCAGACGGTGCTCGCGATATTCAGCGACCGCAACATCAATATGAACAAGATAGAGAGCCGCCCGACGAAGAAGAAGGCGTGGGAATATCTCTTCTACATCGATATCGACGGGCACCGGAAGGATAAGCATATCACCGAGGCACTTGCCGCGCTCGATCAGGAAACGACATTCCTCAAAGTGCTCGGATCGTATCCCAAGATCCGCATATTCCGTCAGTAG
- a CDS encoding site-specific DNA-methyltransferase, with protein MTKDRSPRNKTMTLSAAEVRRFSTDITTLKAPSSVDAIAGRTICQDIIHAAKYLPARSVDLLFIDPPYNIDKEFHAESFRARSSAGYAEYMGSWFRALVPSLRRTASIYVCGDWRSSAAIYDVLSRHVIVRSRITWEREKGRGAKANWKNASEDIWFATVSDNYAFNTDAVKIMRRVIAPYTENGKPKDWERTAHGGFRRTHASNLWTDLTVPYWSMPENTEHPTQKPEKLLAKIMLASSNEGDMVLDAFAGSGTAAAVAKKLGRRYCSIEKDERYAALIEKRLAGIERGDRIQGYEGGVFWERNSIAAQEAFAQRRTHGHR; from the coding sequence ATGACGAAGGACCGTTCTCCGCGGAACAAGACGATGACGCTCTCGGCAGCGGAGGTACGCCGCTTCAGCACGGATATCACTACGCTCAAAGCCCCGTCATCGGTGGATGCCATTGCCGGAAGAACGATATGCCAGGATATTATCCATGCGGCGAAATATCTCCCCGCGCGTTCCGTCGACCTTCTCTTCATTGATCCGCCGTATAATATCGATAAGGAATTCCACGCAGAGTCGTTCAGGGCCCGATCGTCCGCGGGCTACGCGGAGTACATGGGATCATGGTTCCGTGCGCTTGTGCCGTCGCTCAGGAGAACGGCATCGATATACGTCTGCGGTGACTGGCGGTCCTCCGCCGCGATATACGACGTGCTTTCCCGGCATGTTATCGTGCGAAGCCGCATCACCTGGGAGCGAGAGAAGGGCCGCGGCGCGAAAGCGAACTGGAAGAACGCATCGGAGGATATCTGGTTCGCGACGGTGTCGGATAACTATGCCTTCAATACCGATGCGGTGAAGATAATGCGGCGCGTCATCGCCCCGTATACCGAGAACGGCAAACCCAAGGATTGGGAGCGGACGGCGCACGGCGGTTTCAGAAGGACGCATGCATCGAATCTCTGGACCGACCTTACCGTACCCTATTGGTCGATGCCTGAGAACACCGAACACCCCACGCAGAAGCCGGAGAAGCTCCTTGCGAAGATAATGCTCGCTTCGTCGAACGAAGGCGATATGGTACTCGACGCATTCGCCGGCTCGGGGACCGCGGCGGCAGTTGCAAAAAAGCTCGGAAGACGTTACTGTTCGATAGAGAAGGACGAGCGGTACGCGGCGCTCATCGAGAAGCGCCTTGCCGGCATCGAACGCGGCGATCGCATTCAGGGATATGAGGGCGGCGTGTTCTGGGAACGCAATTCGATCGCAGCCCAGGAAGCATTCGCCCAACGGAGAACGCATGGACATCGATAA